One Brassica oleracea var. oleracea cultivar TO1000 chromosome C7, BOL, whole genome shotgun sequence genomic window carries:
- the LOC106303005 gene encoding uncharacterized protein LOC106303005: protein MVPYPVPAKATRKDNEEMKCRKMLEDLTVRLPLMSAIQMMPSMSSFVKGLISGKITDDSEFMVVSKECSAVLQNKRIKKLGDPGKFVLSIQIGRTVFSCSLVDLGSSMNLMPYSVAKGLGFTDFKPTRMSLVFADRSVKSPVGIIEDI from the coding sequence ATGGTTCCGTACCCTGTTCCTGCTAAGGCCACACGCAAGGACAATGAGGAGATGAAATGTAGGAAGATGCTGGAAGACTTAACAGTCAGACTCCCTCTCATGAGTGCAATCCAGATGATGCCATCCATGAGTAGCTTTGTGAAAGGACTTATTTCTGGAAAGATAACCGATGACAGTGAGTTCATGGTGGTCTCAAAAGAGTGCAGCGCTGTTCTCCAGAACAAAAGGATCAAGAAACTGGGTGACCCTGGAAAATTTGTCCTCTCCATCCAAATAGGGAGAACAGTCTTCTCATGTTCGCTAGTCGATCTGGGATCAAGCATGAACCTCATGCCATACTCTGTGGCTAAGGGTCTTGGATTCACGGATTTCAAACCTACCAGGATGTCCCTAGTGTTTGCTGATCGATCAGTGAAATCTCCGGTCGGAATTATCGAGGATATCTAA